From a region of the Canis lupus dingo isolate Sandy chromosome 5, ASM325472v2, whole genome shotgun sequence genome:
- the CMTM2 gene encoding CKLF-like MARVEL transmembrane domain-containing protein 2 isoform X2 produces MADKGKKGKAAAPAPAPAPDPAPAAAAPPPPPPGAKPQDQDQKEEPKKKEKSVQPKDEVGTRKGCRRYKWELKDSNREFWVMGHAEVKILSLSCLIASMIMFTGTTVHPLLTLIITMELSVFCFFFITYTFAINRYMPFILWPISDLLNDLFAFIFLVGAVIIAVKSRQTMPMHYFIAVILIGVAGLFALIDICLQRKHFKGKRIKRNVLTPPPPGKDQKAEKPKEGEKPPEKAAEKAEKPKDKEKGGKK; encoded by the exons ATGGCTGACAAAGGCAAGAAGGGCAAAgcggcggcccccgccccggcccccgccccggaccCAGCCCCGGCCGCAGCCGcgcctccgccccctccgccgggCGCCAAaccccaggaccaggaccagaaAGAGGAGCCCAAGAAAAAGGAGAAGTCGGTGCAGCCCAAGGATGAAGTGGGCACGAGGAAGGGGTGTCGTCGCTACAAGTGGGAACTCAAGGACAGCAATAGAGAGTTCTGGGTTATGGGGCACGCCGAGGTCAAGATCCTGAGCTTG AGCTGCCTAATAGCTTCGATGATAATGTTCACGGGGACCACGGTGCACCCTCTCCTGACCCTCATCATCACCATGGAGTTGTCcgtcttctgcttcttcttcattACCTACACCTTCGCCATCAACAGATATATGCCTTTCATCCTGTGGCCGATTTCG GACCTTCTCAATGATCTGTTTGCCTTCATTTTTCTTGTGGGGGCCGTGATCATAGCTGTGAAAAGCCGACAAACCATGCCCATGCACTACTTCATTGCTGTG ATCCTTATTGGTGTGGCTGGACTTTTTGCTTTAATCGATATAtgtcttcaaagaaaacatttcaaaggcAAGAGAATCAAAAGGAATGTGctgactcctcctcctccaggaaaggACCAAAAGGCTGAAAAgccaaaggaaggagaaaaaccacCAGAAAAGGCagcagaaaaagcagaaaagccCAAGGATAAAGAAAAGGGAGGCAAGAAATGA
- the CMTM2 gene encoding CKLF-like MARVEL transmembrane domain-containing protein 2 isoform X3, translating to MADKGKKGKAAAPAPAPAPDPAPAAAAPPPPPPGAKPQDQDQKEEPKKKEKSVQPKDEVGTRKGCRRYKWELKDSNREFWVMGHAEVKILSLQSCLIASMIMFTGTTVHPLLTLIITMELSVFCFFFITYTFAINRYMPFILWPISILIGVAGLFALIDICLQRKHFKGKRIKRNVLTPPPPGKDQKAEKPKEGEKPPEKAAEKAEKPKDKEKGGKK from the exons ATGGCTGACAAAGGCAAGAAGGGCAAAgcggcggcccccgccccggcccccgccccggaccCAGCCCCGGCCGCAGCCGcgcctccgccccctccgccgggCGCCAAaccccaggaccaggaccagaaAGAGGAGCCCAAGAAAAAGGAGAAGTCGGTGCAGCCCAAGGATGAAGTGGGCACGAGGAAGGGGTGTCGTCGCTACAAGTGGGAACTCAAGGACAGCAATAGAGAGTTCTGGGTTATGGGGCACGCCGAGGTCAAGATCCTGAGCTTG CAGAGCTGCCTAATAGCTTCGATGATAATGTTCACGGGGACCACGGTGCACCCTCTCCTGACCCTCATCATCACCATGGAGTTGTCcgtcttctgcttcttcttcattACCTACACCTTCGCCATCAACAGATATATGCCTTTCATCCTGTGGCCGATTTCG ATCCTTATTGGTGTGGCTGGACTTTTTGCTTTAATCGATATAtgtcttcaaagaaaacatttcaaaggcAAGAGAATCAAAAGGAATGTGctgactcctcctcctccaggaaaggACCAAAAGGCTGAAAAgccaaaggaaggagaaaaaccacCAGAAAAGGCagcagaaaaagcagaaaagccCAAGGATAAAGAAAAGGGAGGCAAGAAATGA
- the CMTM2 gene encoding CKLF-like MARVEL transmembrane domain-containing protein 2 isoform X1: MADKGKKGKAAAPAPAPAPDPAPAAAAPPPPPPGAKPQDQDQKEEPKKKEKSVQPKDEVGTRKGCRRYKWELKDSNREFWVMGHAEVKILSLQSCLIASMIMFTGTTVHPLLTLIITMELSVFCFFFITYTFAINRYMPFILWPISDLLNDLFAFIFLVGAVIIAVKSRQTMPMHYFIAVILIGVAGLFALIDICLQRKHFKGKRIKRNVLTPPPPGKDQKAEKPKEGEKPPEKAAEKAEKPKDKEKGGKK; encoded by the exons ATGGCTGACAAAGGCAAGAAGGGCAAAgcggcggcccccgccccggcccccgccccggaccCAGCCCCGGCCGCAGCCGcgcctccgccccctccgccgggCGCCAAaccccaggaccaggaccagaaAGAGGAGCCCAAGAAAAAGGAGAAGTCGGTGCAGCCCAAGGATGAAGTGGGCACGAGGAAGGGGTGTCGTCGCTACAAGTGGGAACTCAAGGACAGCAATAGAGAGTTCTGGGTTATGGGGCACGCCGAGGTCAAGATCCTGAGCTTG CAGAGCTGCCTAATAGCTTCGATGATAATGTTCACGGGGACCACGGTGCACCCTCTCCTGACCCTCATCATCACCATGGAGTTGTCcgtcttctgcttcttcttcattACCTACACCTTCGCCATCAACAGATATATGCCTTTCATCCTGTGGCCGATTTCG GACCTTCTCAATGATCTGTTTGCCTTCATTTTTCTTGTGGGGGCCGTGATCATAGCTGTGAAAAGCCGACAAACCATGCCCATGCACTACTTCATTGCTGTG ATCCTTATTGGTGTGGCTGGACTTTTTGCTTTAATCGATATAtgtcttcaaagaaaacatttcaaaggcAAGAGAATCAAAAGGAATGTGctgactcctcctcctccaggaaaggACCAAAAGGCTGAAAAgccaaaggaaggagaaaaaccacCAGAAAAGGCagcagaaaaagcagaaaagccCAAGGATAAAGAAAAGGGAGGCAAGAAATGA